One genomic window of Terriglobia bacterium includes the following:
- a CDS encoding glycosyltransferase family 39 protein produces MDERRRDRLLVGFVAALIIVNAFLYFLYHDETFVHIDAIAHVNKARGLFDNSAPGLRQLGTVWLPLPHILMAPFAAIDPLWRNGAAGSLISIVSFIGTSLFLYSAGYAWTGAPVVGWVAFLLFALNPHIIYLFSTPENEPLMICCATGLLYYLIRWTQDEAWKDLALAGLFAFAGAWTRYEGWALAAAACIMVPIVTRKKRLEASILFAGAASVGPLLWMIFNWIYFEDPLMFALGTGSAQVNSTGKAFGTAGNLWDSAVRYFVDVAYSLNPGVLWLGIGGFALAVFLLRHYNWRPALVMIVGSASLFSFYVLNLYTNNISILLPGVVKDDLESTYNVRYGTIMAAAVPLFAALFVFIVWRQVERRRAFALLMLAPLVLPDPTPAAIHEGADDQFTRNLFYREAIHNQSFWMPPFVEVAQKLKTDIDSRPQDNGLILTDTRIVHVVVWATGIPMRRFITEMNPPAWRLSLISIDPRARWVITEEGDTLWYARGKWLAKNWIEAASAKTDATGRVHLFRRP; encoded by the coding sequence ATGGACGAACGAAGGCGGGACCGGCTTCTGGTAGGCTTTGTTGCCGCACTGATCATTGTCAACGCATTCCTGTACTTTCTGTATCATGACGAGACCTTCGTTCATATCGACGCGATTGCGCACGTCAACAAAGCCCGTGGATTGTTCGATAATTCTGCGCCTGGTTTGAGGCAACTGGGCACCGTCTGGCTGCCGCTGCCGCACATTTTGATGGCGCCTTTCGCCGCCATCGACCCGTTGTGGAGAAATGGCGCAGCCGGCAGCCTGATCAGCATTGTTTCTTTTATCGGAACAAGCCTCTTCCTGTACTCCGCCGGCTATGCGTGGACCGGAGCACCTGTGGTCGGCTGGGTCGCTTTCCTGCTCTTCGCTTTGAATCCGCACATCATTTATTTGTTCAGCACGCCGGAAAATGAGCCGCTCATGATCTGTTGCGCGACGGGGCTTCTTTACTATCTGATCCGCTGGACTCAGGACGAGGCCTGGAAGGACCTCGCTCTGGCCGGTCTGTTCGCATTTGCCGGCGCCTGGACGCGCTATGAAGGCTGGGCCCTGGCTGCGGCGGCCTGCATCATGGTGCCGATCGTGACCCGAAAAAAACGCCTGGAAGCATCCATTCTTTTCGCGGGCGCCGCTTCGGTTGGACCGCTGTTATGGATGATCTTCAACTGGATTTACTTTGAAGACCCCTTGATGTTCGCATTAGGCACAGGATCGGCCCAGGTAAACAGCACCGGAAAAGCATTTGGAACGGCCGGCAACTTGTGGGACTCGGCTGTCCGCTACTTCGTCGACGTGGCCTACAGCCTCAATCCCGGCGTGTTGTGGCTGGGTATCGGCGGCTTCGCTTTGGCGGTCTTTCTGTTACGGCATTACAACTGGCGTCCGGCTCTGGTCATGATTGTGGGGAGCGCTTCACTGTTCAGCTTCTATGTCCTGAACCTTTATACCAACAACATTTCGATTCTGCTGCCGGGCGTCGTGAAAGACGATCTCGAATCCACATACAACGTGCGCTATGGCACGATCATGGCCGCGGCGGTTCCGCTGTTTGCCGCGCTCTTCGTGTTCATCGTCTGGCGGCAGGTGGAGCGGCGCCGTGCCTTCGCGTTGTTGATGCTGGCGCCGCTGGTGTTGCCCGATCCGACTCCGGCCGCGATCCATGAGGGCGCGGATGACCAGTTCACTCGAAATCTTTTTTATCGAGAAGCCATCCATAACCAGAGCTTCTGGATGCCGCCCTTTGTGGAGGTCGCACAAAAACTGAAGACGGACATCGATTCGCGGCCCCAGGACAACGGCCTCATCCTGACCGACACCCGCATCGTTCACGTCGTCGTCTGGGCTACAGGAATTCCAATGCGCCGCTTTATCACCGAGATGAATCCGCCGGCCTGGCGGCTGAGCCTGATCAGCATCGATCCTCGCGCCCGATGGGTCATTACCGAAGAAGGCGACACCCTGTGGTACGCCCGCGGGAAATGGCTCGCGAAAAACTGGATCGAGGCCGCCAGTGCGAAAACCGACGCCACCGGCCGGGTGCATCTTTTCAGGCGCCCGTAG